The nucleotide sequence AGTTCGCAGAACAGCACCTGTTCCGAATGTATGCCTGCGGGTCGCCACACTTCGCAGTCTTTCACCCCGGAACCGCCACTGTTCACACCAGCATCGTCCCTGTATCAACGCAGATCGCCACCCGATTCGGTTCATCCCCCCTTGACGCCCCCGCGCCTCTACAGAAAATAGTTCACCATGCAACGGTATCACAGTCACCAGACACCCCGGATAGAAAAGCAGATTGAACACTACAACAACGAACATAACTCAACGTCCTCTCATGCCGGTGGCACAGCTCGCTTGCCTGACGCTGCCCGAAAAACCAGTTCCCGCTCCTGATGCAGGGGTAAGCCCGAATATAATTCGGGCCGAGCGCAGCGAGCAGGAGGTCGCAGCTACCACGCACCACCCGGAACCGGGATTCCTATATCCATTCGGCACAGCCTCACAAGCCAGATCGTGGCTCACGGTTCCCTGACGTGATTCACCACAAATTATAAAGATCGGCTCCCACCCCCCGCAGATGAAAATCCTGCACCACTGGAAGTTCAAAAGGTGTCATTACTATTCACCGTAGAACATTCCAGATTAGCCGCAGAGCGTTAGCTCCGGTTGTCTCCCGATCTGCAGAAACCGCGACTAACGCTATACGACTCATGTGAAAGAAAGGGTGCCCCCGGATGCAATCCGGGGTTGTCGCAGACAACAGGAAACTGTCAGGGCAATCGCAGATTAAAGTTTTATGTTACCGACCTGCCAAGGCGTAGGGGTGGTACCCATGTGTCCACCCGCCTGCCATGGTTCGCACCGGTTTCACCCCACATCGGGAACCGATGAACCACTCGAACTGGAATTTCCTACCACGAAAAACTCGAAATGACACGAAAGTAAAATCGGGTAAGCCCGGATGTAATCCGGGCCGAGCGGAGCGAGCAGGAGGTCGCAGCTGCCGCGTTCAATCAATCCCAGTCCGTCTCATCCGCAAAACCCAATTAGCCGCAGAGCGTTTGCTCCGGTTGTCTCCCAGCCTGCAGAAACCGCGGCTAGCGCCGTACAGCTCATGCAAAAGAAAGGGTGCCACCGGATGCAATCCGGGGCGAGCAGAGCGAGCAGGAGGTCGCAGCTGTAACGTTCAATTCGAAACAGGGCTGCCCCTGATCACTCGGCACGGACGGACATTCCCTCAAATCCAGAAATCTTAACATCATTTAGTTTTCAAAAATCGTCCGCTTCCCTGTCTCACGCCTGACAAATCTGCTTGCCGAGGCGTTTTGCGACCGGTACAATGACGCCACTCACCCAGGCCGGTCCGCAGGGAAACAACAACGACCGGCCAGACAGAACTACCGTCCCGCCCTTTTTGGAGTAGAACACGATGCTCTCGATCCCCGGCTCACCACAACGACAGTGTGACGGCTCGCGCAGGCAGTTCCTCAAGATCGGCGGCCTGGCCCTGGGCGGACTTTCGCTTCCCCAGATCCTGCAGGCCGAAGCGCAAGTCGCAACGCCCGCCAGATCACTGGGGCACAAAGCCATCATCATGATCTTCCTGTCCGGCGGCCCTTCGCATCAGGATATGTACGACTTGAAGATGGACGCCCCCTCGGAAATTCGTGGCGAATTCCGTCCCATCGACACGAACGTACCCGGCATCCAGATCTGCGAACACATGCCCCGCCTGGCGAAGATGATGGACAAGTTCGCCATCATCCGCTCATTGCATGGCTGCCCCGATCAGCATGCGTCCGATCTCTGCATGAGTGGCTGGCCCATCAATGGTGACGGTCGGCAGTCGGGTCATCCTTCCCTGGGCGCGGTTCTTTCTAAAGTGCAGGGCCCTGTCGACCGGGCAGTTCCCCCGTTCGTCGGTCTCAGCATCCCCAGTCGCCACGAACCGTACGGCAATCCCGGCTTCCCCGGTTTCCTGGGAAAACCCCACGCCCCGATGCAGCCGACGGGCGAAGGCATGGACAACATGCGTCTGCAGGGCATCTCACTCGAGCGGCTCCGCGATCGCCAGGCATTGCTGAACAGCTTTGACGCGTTCCGCAACTCCGCCGACAACGCTTACGAGGGACTGGACGCCTACTCGCAGCGGGCCTTCGATGTCCTCACTTCCAGCAAACTGGTCGAAGCCATGGATCTGGAAAAAGAAGATCCCGCGCTCCGCGACCGTTATGGCAGAGGCAATGACTCGCCCGCCTTCGGGGAAGACGCCGGCCCGCACTGGCTGGATCAGTTCCTGATGGCTCGTCGCCTGGTCGAAGCAGGCGTCCGTTGTGTCACGCTCTCGTTCGGCAGCTGGGATCGGCATCATTCCAACTTCGCCCGCCTGCCTCTGCAACTGAATAAACTCGATCAGGGCATCACCGCTCTCGTTGAAGATCTGCACAACCGCGGACTGCAGGATGACGTCAGCGTGATCGCCTGGGGCGAATTCGGACGCACGCCCCGCATCAACGACAACGCAGGCCGCGATCACTGGCCGCAAGCCTCCTGTGCACTGCTCGCCGGTGGCGGCATGCGGATGGGGCAGGTCATCGGTTCCACCAACCGACTCGGCGAAGTCCCCCAGGACCGCCCTTTGCATTATCAGAACGTCTTCGCCACGCTTTACCGCCAGTTGGGCATCGACCCCATGACGACCACCGTCCCCGACTTCGCCGGCCGCCCGCATTACATGCTCGACATCCGCGAACCGATCGACGAGTTGATCTGACGGTCTCCCGACTTTCCTGTTTTTACTACCACGAAAAACACAAAACGACACGAAAGCCAGACAGTGGGTGACCCCGGATGTAATCCGGGGCGAGCGGAGCGAGCAGGAGGTCGCAGCTATTACGTTCAATTCGAAACGGGGCTGCTACTATACTCGGCACGGCCAAACGAAATCGCAGAAACTGCGGCTAACGCCGTACGGCTCATGTGAAAGAAAATCGGGTCGTCCCGGATGCAATCCGGCCTTATCGCAGACAACAGAAACTGGCAGCGAATCAATGCATTTCGTGTATTTTCGTGCCTTTCGTGGTAGAAAAATAATTAGTCCGCCTCTTGTCAGTAAAACGCCAGAATGTCGCAGAAAAGTTTTCCAGATTTCGTTAACCCTTGTGGTGATCGGATTGTTAAACTGGAGTCGGTTGTTTATCCCCTTCAGATCAACTCACTTCAAGAAAGTGGTTCCGCTCATGTTGAAACATGTTTCCTGCTTCTGTCTCGCTTTGACATTACTGATTCCCGCTCTGCTCCAGGCGGAGAAAAATTCGGACATCAAACCGGTACTGGGTAAGACCGGTGAACCGACGGCTGTTGACTCCTTTGACAAACCCAAACTCAGCAAACAATGGGCCGCTGCGAAGGGAGAGTGGACGGTTTCGGACGGCGTGCTGACCGGCAAGGAACTGAAAGCCGATAAACACGCGGCTGTTTTGACCTGGAAGCTGCCACATCGTAATTCGATTATCCGTTGTTCGTTCCAGTTGAAAGACGCCGACTTTTTTCATCTGAGCCTGAATCATCCCAAAGGGCATCTGTTTCGCGTCATCCTCGACGAATCAGGCATGACGCTGCGGACCGATAAAAACAAGAAAGACCCCAAGTCGAAACCGATCACCCTGGCACAGGCCAAAGGCACTCTGGAACCGGGCAAGTGGTACACACTGCAACTGGAAATGCAGGGAGATCGAGTCATTGCCCAACTGGACAATGGTTTAAACGTGGAAGGTCGGCACCCTTCACTCGACGTCAACAAAACCGGCTACCGCTTCATCATGAAAGGCAACACACTGTTACTGGATGACATGACCGCCTGGAACCTGGAGTAACTGATCCACACCACAACGGGAGTGGCTGAATTTTTCGAATTTGAATTTTCTACCAAAAAAAAACACGAAACCACCCGAAAGAAAAATGTGAGTGGGCCCGAATGTAATTCGGGCCGAGCGGAGCGAGCAGGAGGTTGCAGATCTCGCGTTTCCTCCAGATCCGGGTTAAGTATAGATTCAACCGCAGTTAAAATGAGTCGCGCTTCCTCACAAGCTCAAGTTCACACCGCCACCTCCTGTTGTCTGCGCCAACACCGAATTACATTCGGTGCCACCCGCCGCTTACTCTCCAGCGATTTTCCAATGTAGACGTTCAGGCTCATCCCTTTCGTGTGTTTTCGTGTCTTGCGTGGTAGAAAATAGTCTACCGGGCCAAGCGAGCAGAATGTTTCAGAAAAGCAGTTACCGCGGCAAACTCTCCACCAGCCCGATGACCGCCCAGGTCGTCCCCCAATAGACGGCGGTCTCCTGGATGCTCGCTTTTCTCTTTTCCTTGGTTCCCCGCACAGGCCACGAACCATCGTCGCGTTGCGTGCTCACCAGAAACTGTTGCGCCCCTTTGATGGCAGGATCGTTTCGATCGACGCCTGCCGAGACGAGCGCGTATAAAGCCAGGCCCGTTCCCAGGGCATCGCTGTTGTCGGCGATCATCCAGCCCCAGCCGCCGTCCGGATGTTGCTGGCTGCGGAGCTGCTTCACCAACTGGTCCCGCACTTCGGTCTCTCCCGTCTGGACAGCCAGCAGTAAACGGACAGCATACCATTCGACACTATTACCTGGTGGAGTTGCCTGGATGAATTTCAGGGCGTTCGCTACCACAGGAACACGAGTTTCGTTTTTTCCCTCAGCGAGCAGCGCCAGCGTCAGCCACATGGTGGAAACAGCGTCTGTTTCGGCGGCGGGTCGTTTTTGAAACGGGAGCTGGCCGCCCGCTTTCCAGGAACCATCGGGCCGTTGTTCTTCCAGTAAAATCGCCGCCAGTTTCTTGCGGAGTTCTGTCTGTTCGGAGTCCGCTAAATTCGGATCGGGGCTCAACAGCAGCTGAGCCACACCTTCTTTATTGCCCAGACCGGTGATCTTCCCTTTGTCGTTTTCCGCAAGCGACTTGTCGATCGACCACTGCCTCCATTCCGCCAGGCGCTCACTGACAGTAAAGCCACTCCGTTTCGCGGCCTGCAGGCTCCAGACCATGTTACCAACACGATGGCAGGTGACGCATTTCTTTTCTTCAATCCACCACAGCCCCTTTTCTTCAATGTAGGGAATGCCGCGCTGTACCGTTTCGCGAATCTGAACGGTCGTGGGCTGTGCGTCGGGCAGGGCGCCGATGGAAAGTGTCAACAGAATCGAGCTGAATGCAAACATGGTGAGAGCCAATCCTTAATTGATGCGTTGGCAGAAAGAGAAAAGCAATCTTTTTGTTATGCTTATTATA is from Gimesia maris and encodes:
- a CDS encoding DUF1501 domain-containing protein is translated as MLSIPGSPQRQCDGSRRQFLKIGGLALGGLSLPQILQAEAQVATPARSLGHKAIIMIFLSGGPSHQDMYDLKMDAPSEIRGEFRPIDTNVPGIQICEHMPRLAKMMDKFAIIRSLHGCPDQHASDLCMSGWPINGDGRQSGHPSLGAVLSKVQGPVDRAVPPFVGLSIPSRHEPYGNPGFPGFLGKPHAPMQPTGEGMDNMRLQGISLERLRDRQALLNSFDAFRNSADNAYEGLDAYSQRAFDVLTSSKLVEAMDLEKEDPALRDRYGRGNDSPAFGEDAGPHWLDQFLMARRLVEAGVRCVTLSFGSWDRHHSNFARLPLQLNKLDQGITALVEDLHNRGLQDDVSVIAWGEFGRTPRINDNAGRDHWPQASCALLAGGGMRMGQVIGSTNRLGEVPQDRPLHYQNVFATLYRQLGIDPMTTTVPDFAGRPHYMLDIREPIDELI
- a CDS encoding prenyltransferase/squalene oxidase repeat-containing protein; the protein is MFAFSSILLTLSIGALPDAQPTTVQIRETVQRGIPYIEEKGLWWIEEKKCVTCHRVGNMVWSLQAAKRSGFTVSERLAEWRQWSIDKSLAENDKGKITGLGNKEGVAQLLLSPDPNLADSEQTELRKKLAAILLEEQRPDGSWKAGGQLPFQKRPAAETDAVSTMWLTLALLAEGKNETRVPVVANALKFIQATPPGNSVEWYAVRLLLAVQTGETEVRDQLVKQLRSQQHPDGGWGWMIADNSDALGTGLALYALVSAGVDRNDPAIKGAQQFLVSTQRDDGSWPVRGTKEKRKASIQETAVYWGTTWAVIGLVESLPR